A region from the Rosa rugosa chromosome 6, drRosRugo1.1, whole genome shotgun sequence genome encodes:
- the LOC133718157 gene encoding uncharacterized protein LOC133718157, giving the protein MFWKSDFKNGGRNVIYLLNSDQTFLLLSSYCLSLTKYYSLIFKQVTVQLLSLAEEGNMEMLDEGAFRKSDMQGTLLFVGETFSRISRLGSVEVLLSEIIPRILRHVWCLSSPTMDSLGSDVLESDPGSIFWLNLIQAIKDSYAVERMSEQLLHQLAAEQVGDIEAYWVLWLLFLRVFQMPNISEVHVY; this is encoded by the exons ATGTTCTGGAAATCTGACTTCAAAAATGGAGGTAGAAATGTCATATACCTACTTAATTCAGATCAAACATTTTTATTACTATCTTCATATTGTTTATCATTGACAAAGTACTATAGTTTGATTTTCAAGCAAGTTACCGTTCAGCTTCTTTCTCTAGCAGAAGAAGGGAATATGGAGATGTTAGATGAAGGAGCCTTCCGTAAAAGTGACATGCAGGGGACCTTACTGTTTGTTGGGGAAACATTTTCTCGTATATCTCGACTTGGATCTGTAG AAGTGCTTTTAAGTGAAATAATCCCAAGGATTCTTAGACATGTCTGGTGTTTGTCATCGCCAACTATGGACTCACTAGGTTCAGATGTTCTGGAATCAGACCCGGGTTCCATATTTTGGTTGAATCTTATTCAAGCAATCAAAGATTCATATGCTGTGGAAAGAATGTCTGAGCAACTTTTACATCAGCTTGCAGCTGAACAAGTGGGTGATATTGAAGCTTACTGGGTTCTTTGGCTATTATTTCTTCGGGTTTTTCAAATGCCAAATATCAGCGAG GTCCATGTTTACTGA